The proteins below are encoded in one region of Alistipes indistinctus YIT 12060:
- a CDS encoding DUF4465 domain-containing protein — MKNLKLLWLLAAACSLTFASCNKDNDGPDTSTTVTFESATLPDAGYINNTSYTEQGVTFNNVYDVQGQYMSAGFAVSKLHDKVTAGFNNKFSVYGDGGAAGSTNFAVCYYADYTTITTGVNDAYFSFGAGVEKKMLSVAVCNGTYAFLSVREGDNFAKEFADGDWFKVTFTGYNAAGTKTNAVDYYLADYRNGKNFVCSAWTNVDLSGLGTVNKVVVSMSSSDSGEWGMNTPSFVCLDNLKFDLPDVAQ; from the coding sequence ATGAAAAATCTTAAACTGCTTTGGCTGCTTGCGGCTGCCTGTTCGCTGACGTTCGCTTCGTGTAACAAAGACAACGACGGTCCGGATACTTCGACTACCGTCACCTTCGAGAGTGCAACCCTGCCGGATGCGGGTTATATCAATAATACGAGCTATACGGAACAGGGCGTTACGTTCAATAACGTCTATGATGTGCAAGGCCAGTATATGTCTGCCGGTTTTGCCGTATCGAAACTGCATGATAAGGTAACTGCTGGATTTAACAATAAGTTCAGCGTTTATGGTGATGGCGGTGCAGCCGGCTCGACCAATTTCGCCGTATGTTATTATGCTGACTATACAACTATCACTACAGGGGTGAATGATGCTTATTTCTCTTTTGGGGCCGGTGTTGAGAAAAAGATGCTCAGTGTGGCGGTGTGCAATGGTACTTATGCGTTTCTCTCGGTGCGTGAAGGAGACAATTTTGCAAAAGAATTTGCTGATGGCGACTGGTTTAAAGTGACATTCACCGGTTATAACGCTGCGGGGACCAAGACCAATGCTGTGGATTATTATCTGGCCGACTACCGTAACGGTAAAAATTTTGTTTGCTCGGCTTGGACGAATGTGGACTTGTCCGGGCTCGGTACGGTCAACAAAGTCGTTGTCAGTATGTCATCGAGCGATAGCGGTGAATGGGGTATGAATACACCTTCATTTGTGTGCCTCGATAACCTGAAGTTCGACCTGCCGGACGTTGCTCAGTAA
- a CDS encoding nucleoside deaminase: MSDTSENGLSGQALGFMRQAIELSEENVRSGGGPFGAVIVRDGRVIATGTNGVTRLNDPTAHAEVTAIRNAARALGTFDLSGCEIYTSCEPCPMCLGAIYWARIGKMYYGNDQEDARRIGFDDSFIYEEIALPPPQRRLRSCRILSEEARKAFVLWDEKSDKREY, from the coding sequence ATGAGTGATACTTCCGAAAACGGCCTTTCCGGGCAGGCGCTGGGTTTTATGCGCCAGGCCATCGAACTGTCCGAAGAGAATGTGCGGTCCGGCGGCGGTCCGTTCGGTGCGGTGATCGTCAGGGACGGTCGGGTGATCGCTACGGGAACCAACGGCGTGACCCGGTTGAACGACCCCACGGCGCATGCCGAGGTGACGGCGATCCGCAATGCGGCCCGTGCGTTGGGGACGTTCGACCTGAGCGGCTGTGAAATTTATACGTCGTGCGAGCCGTGCCCGATGTGCCTCGGGGCGATCTACTGGGCCCGGATCGGAAAAATGTACTACGGGAATGATCAGGAGGACGCCAGACGGATCGGCTTCGACGATTCGTTTATTTATGAAGAAATCGCCCTTCCGCCTCCACAACGGCGACTGCGTTCCTGCCGTATTCTTTCCGAAGAGGCTCGTAAAGCCTTTGTCCTTTGGGATGAAAAGTCCGATAAACGGGAATATTGA
- the xpt gene encoding xanthine phosphoribosyltransferase codes for MKLLKERILQDGKCFEGGILKVDSFINHQMDPTLMKAIAVEFVRRFASERFNKVMTIEASGIAPAIMVGFLLDLPVIFAKKKKPKTMEHMLSARVFSFTKEREYDICLSRDFLTPGDRVLFIDDFLANGNAALGAIELIDQAGAQLAGMGFIIEKAFQQGGGILRDRGIHIESLAMIDSLDNCRIHIRD; via the coding sequence ATGAAATTACTCAAAGAGAGAATCCTGCAGGACGGGAAGTGTTTCGAAGGAGGTATCCTCAAAGTGGACAGCTTCATCAACCATCAGATGGATCCCACACTGATGAAAGCTATTGCCGTGGAATTCGTGCGCCGTTTCGCTTCGGAACGGTTCAACAAAGTGATGACCATCGAAGCGAGCGGTATCGCACCGGCCATCATGGTCGGTTTCCTGCTGGACCTGCCCGTGATTTTCGCCAAAAAGAAAAAGCCCAAAACGATGGAACATATGCTTTCGGCGAGGGTCTTTTCCTTTACCAAGGAACGCGAATACGACATCTGCCTGAGCCGTGATTTCCTCACCCCCGGCGACCGCGTACTGTTCATCGACGATTTCCTGGCCAACGGCAACGCCGCACTGGGAGCGATAGAACTGATCGATCAGGCCGGGGCGCAGCTCGCCGGCATGGGATTCATTATCGAAAAGGCTTTCCAGCAGGGCGGCGGCATCCTGCGGGACAGAGGCATACACATCGAATCGCTGGCCATGATCGACTCGCTGGACAACTGCCGGATCCACATCCGGGATTAA
- a CDS encoding nucleobase:cation symporter-2 family protein: MDTPNARTPSVLLYGIEERPPLREAFFAALQHLLAIFIAIVTPPLIIAGALGLDHETTGFLVSMALFASGLSTFIQCRRIGGVGTGLLCIQGTSFSFIGPIISTGMLGGLPLIFGVCIAAAPVEMVISRLLRYTQKVITPLVSGIVVTLIGMSLIKVGIIACGGGTAAREAGTFGNPGYLGLAALVLALIVLFNRSRNRYLRMSSIFIGLGTGYLIAWWAGMIDFASVQHYGGINLPVPFKYGLAFDLSSFIAIALIFVITAIEAYGDITANSLISGEPVKGERFIKRASGGILADGMNSMLAGIFNSFPNSVFAQNNGIIQLTGVASRYVGYYIAGMLMILGLFPAIGLVFSLIPEPVLGGATLLMFGTVAAAGIQIIASQRIGRKEVLVIALSLSFGLSVELVPEVLDKMSITVRNIFSSGITTGGLTAILSNLLIRIKET, encoded by the coding sequence ATGGACACCCCGAACGCCCGCACTCCCTCCGTGCTTCTTTACGGCATCGAAGAACGCCCCCCGCTAAGGGAGGCTTTTTTCGCCGCCTTGCAACACCTGCTGGCGATTTTCATCGCTATCGTCACCCCCCCGCTGATCATCGCCGGAGCACTCGGGCTCGACCATGAAACGACCGGGTTCCTCGTCTCGATGGCCCTTTTCGCATCGGGATTGTCCACTTTCATCCAATGCCGGCGGATCGGAGGCGTCGGTACCGGATTGCTGTGCATACAGGGTACGAGCTTTTCGTTCATCGGCCCGATCATCTCCACGGGCATGCTGGGCGGCCTGCCGTTGATCTTCGGCGTCTGCATCGCTGCCGCCCCCGTCGAAATGGTTATCAGCCGCCTGTTGCGTTACACCCAGAAAGTTATTACGCCGTTGGTCTCGGGTATTGTCGTCACACTCATCGGCATGAGCCTGATCAAAGTGGGCATCATCGCCTGCGGAGGCGGGACGGCCGCCCGTGAAGCGGGGACGTTCGGCAACCCCGGGTACCTCGGGCTGGCTGCGCTGGTGCTGGCATTGATCGTCCTGTTCAACCGCAGCCGCAACCGCTACCTGCGCATGAGCTCGATCTTCATCGGACTCGGAACCGGGTACCTCATCGCCTGGTGGGCCGGAATGATCGATTTTGCGTCGGTACAGCACTACGGCGGGATCAACCTGCCCGTTCCGTTCAAATACGGCCTGGCATTCGATTTGTCGTCCTTCATTGCCATTGCCCTGATTTTCGTCATCACGGCCATCGAAGCCTACGGCGATATCACGGCCAATTCGCTGATTTCAGGCGAACCGGTCAAAGGCGAGCGGTTCATCAAACGGGCTTCGGGCGGCATTCTGGCGGACGGGATGAATTCGATGCTGGCCGGTATATTCAATTCGTTCCCGAACTCGGTCTTCGCGCAAAACAACGGGATTATCCAGCTGACCGGTGTAGCGAGCCGCTATGTAGGCTATTACATCGCAGGCATGTTGATGATACTGGGCCTGTTCCCGGCCATAGGCCTGGTCTTTTCGCTGATTCCCGAACCCGTGCTGGGCGGCGCGACCCTGCTGATGTTCGGCACCGTCGCTGCGGCCGGCATCCAGATCATCGCCTCCCAACGCATCGGCCGCAAAGAGGTACTCGTCATAGCACTGAGCCTCTCGTTCGGGCTGAGCGTCGAACTGGTGCCGGAAGTCCTCGACAAAATGTCAATCACGGTACGCAATATTTTTTCTTCGGGTATCACCACGGGAGGCCTGACGGCTATCCTGTCGAACCTGCTGATCCGCATCAAGGAGACCTAA
- a CDS encoding Nramp family divalent metal transporter, whose amino-acid sequence MKIFKTIKAKFTREGHHPRQGGLEIFKYIGPGLLVTVGFIDPGNWASNLAAGADYGYALLWMVTLSTIMLIVLQHNVAHLGIATGLCLSEATTAYLPAKASKAILGSAMLASISTSLAEILGGAIALQMLFGVPMRIGSLLVLTFVLIMLFTNSYRLIEKWIIAFVSIIGLSFIYELSLVTIDWPAAAYAWVTPSFPEGSMVIIMSVLGAVVMPHNLFLHSEIIQSRQWNLSDEKMIKKQLRYEYVDTILSMVIGWAINSAMILLAAATFFVSKTPVTELQQADSLLRPLLGNNATIIFAVALLFAGIASTITSGMAAGSIFAGMFKEPYDIKDTHSRTGVVISLIVAFVIIIAISNPFKGLIYSQMALSIQLPVTVFTQVYLTSSEKVMGKFRNSTYTKYLLYTIGVIVTVLNLMLLWSCL is encoded by the coding sequence ATGAAAATATTCAAAACGATAAAAGCGAAATTCACCCGCGAAGGACACCACCCGCGACAGGGCGGCCTCGAAATCTTCAAGTATATCGGCCCGGGACTGCTCGTTACCGTGGGCTTCATCGATCCGGGCAACTGGGCGTCGAACCTAGCCGCAGGAGCCGACTACGGTTATGCCCTGCTGTGGATGGTCACGCTCTCGACGATCATGCTGATCGTCCTGCAGCATAATGTCGCGCACCTGGGAATCGCCACCGGACTCTGCCTGTCGGAGGCGACGACAGCCTATTTGCCCGCCAAAGCCTCGAAAGCGATTCTCGGCTCGGCCATGCTCGCTTCGATCTCCACATCGCTGGCCGAGATACTGGGCGGAGCGATCGCACTCCAAATGCTTTTCGGTGTACCGATGCGCATCGGGTCGCTGTTGGTGCTGACCTTCGTCCTGATCATGCTTTTCACGAACAGCTACCGGCTGATCGAAAAATGGATCATCGCTTTCGTGTCGATCATCGGACTCTCGTTCATCTACGAACTGTCGCTGGTAACGATCGACTGGCCGGCTGCCGCATACGCATGGGTCACCCCGTCTTTCCCCGAAGGATCGATGGTCATCATCATGAGCGTACTGGGCGCCGTCGTAATGCCGCACAACCTCTTCCTGCACTCGGAAATCATCCAGAGCCGCCAGTGGAACCTGAGCGACGAGAAAATGATAAAAAAACAGCTGCGATACGAATACGTCGATACGATCCTCTCGATGGTGATCGGCTGGGCCATCAACAGTGCGATGATCCTGCTGGCCGCCGCCACTTTTTTCGTATCGAAGACGCCCGTTACCGAACTCCAGCAGGCCGATTCGCTGCTGCGTCCGCTGCTGGGCAATAATGCCACGATCATATTCGCCGTCGCGCTGCTTTTCGCGGGTATCGCCTCGACGATCACCTCGGGCATGGCCGCCGGATCGATCTTTGCAGGCATGTTCAAGGAACCCTACGACATCAAGGATACCCACTCACGCACCGGCGTGGTGATCTCGCTGATCGTCGCATTCGTCATCATCATCGCCATTTCGAACCCGTTCAAAGGACTGATATACTCGCAGATGGCCCTCAGCATCCAGCTTCCGGTGACCGTATTCACACAAGTGTACCTCACGTCGTCCGAAAAGGTGATGGGCAAGTTCCGCAATTCGACCTACACGAAATACCTGCTCTATACGATCGGAGTCATCGTCACCGTGTTGAACCTGATGTTGCTCTGGAGCTGCCTGTAA
- a CDS encoding glycoside hydrolase family 97 protein, which yields MKKRVMCYALLWGVFLISCGQPGGKDQRVVSPDGTVAMQVYVADGHLGYTVAEEGTVVLDSSVLQWSVDSTLLGSAVSKIERLATRRVQDSFPVCGIHDCSRVDYTSTGFRIAGTRDFFVDVRVYNDGVAFRYRIAPGEGEYVLNDSTTFTLPQGVITWGQDNVSYYENENVERLVDTLPVGLTFGPPLTVKYQPQGLYASITEGGLTDFAGMGLEVTPNCRTLRAKLAGETRLACGADGELTTPWRIVLIGDLNTLVNSGIIGDVSAAPDPGLFPLSVRGCGEGNGCGADWVRPGRALWSWLADNGPVSFDNMKRFSKWAGELGFEYNLVDAGWSNWKGQGRDSWDMIRELVDYSAPLGVKIWVWKAYPDDRGVDGIQTPERLQAFLKKCRETGVAGVKIDYFYDESQQVVRFYEDALKEAAKYQLMVDFHGADKPTGLNRTFPNELTREGIRGLEIRGPWATHNTILPFTRYLAGPADFTPVTFSPKRLSETSWCHQVATAVIFTSPFLCYGVDPEQLLANPACDMVKSIPAVWDETIVLPGSEIGQMALFARRKGDVWFVAGICNSAAGAQAAVDLTFLGDGGYRCDMLSDDPASQQALKQHTSETTRAGGLSVGLNVGGGFVARLTPVK from the coding sequence ATGAAAAAACGAGTGATGTGTTACGCCCTGCTGTGGGGCGTGTTTTTGATTTCGTGCGGGCAGCCCGGCGGGAAGGATCAGCGGGTTGTTTCCCCGGACGGAACTGTTGCGATGCAGGTGTATGTAGCCGATGGACACTTGGGCTATACGGTCGCCGAAGAGGGGACGGTAGTGCTGGACTCCTCGGTCCTGCAATGGTCTGTGGACAGTACGCTGCTGGGGTCGGCGGTTTCTAAAATTGAAAGGCTCGCTACCCGTCGGGTTCAGGACTCTTTCCCGGTTTGCGGGATTCATGATTGTTCCCGGGTGGATTATACCTCTACCGGGTTCCGGATTGCAGGGACCCGTGATTTCTTTGTAGATGTACGGGTGTACAACGATGGCGTGGCGTTCCGATACCGGATCGCTCCGGGCGAGGGCGAGTATGTGTTGAATGACAGCACTACGTTTACATTGCCGCAGGGGGTGATTACCTGGGGACAGGATAACGTGAGCTATTATGAGAATGAAAATGTAGAACGGTTGGTCGACACATTGCCGGTTGGATTGACGTTCGGACCGCCCCTGACGGTGAAATATCAACCCCAGGGCCTTTACGCTTCGATTACCGAGGGGGGATTGACCGATTTTGCCGGTATGGGACTGGAAGTGACTCCTAACTGCCGCACATTGCGGGCGAAACTGGCCGGAGAAACTCGCCTGGCATGCGGGGCGGACGGCGAGTTGACGACTCCGTGGAGGATCGTCCTGATCGGTGACCTCAACACGCTGGTCAACAGCGGGATTATCGGCGATGTCTCGGCGGCACCCGATCCCGGGCTTTTCCCGTTGTCGGTTCGGGGATGCGGTGAAGGGAATGGCTGCGGGGCCGATTGGGTTCGTCCCGGGCGGGCTCTTTGGAGTTGGCTCGCCGATAACGGGCCGGTCAGTTTCGACAATATGAAGCGTTTTTCGAAATGGGCGGGTGAACTAGGATTCGAGTATAACCTGGTCGATGCCGGTTGGAGCAACTGGAAAGGTCAGGGCAGGGATTCCTGGGATATGATCCGGGAACTGGTCGACTACTCAGCCCCGCTGGGTGTTAAAATATGGGTGTGGAAAGCCTATCCCGACGACCGGGGTGTCGATGGAATCCAGACCCCCGAACGCTTGCAGGCATTCCTGAAAAAATGCAGGGAAACGGGTGTCGCCGGTGTGAAGATCGACTATTTCTACGACGAGTCGCAACAGGTGGTGCGGTTCTATGAAGATGCGCTGAAAGAGGCTGCGAAATACCAACTGATGGTTGATTTTCACGGTGCGGACAAACCGACGGGCCTGAACCGGACGTTTCCCAACGAGTTGACGCGCGAAGGAATTCGCGGTTTGGAGATTCGCGGGCCCTGGGCTACCCACAATACGATTCTGCCGTTTACCCGGTATCTGGCCGGACCGGCCGACTTTACCCCGGTGACCTTCAGTCCGAAGCGGTTGAGTGAGACTTCCTGGTGCCACCAGGTCGCCACGGCTGTAATTTTTACCTCCCCGTTCCTCTGTTACGGCGTGGATCCCGAACAATTGCTCGCGAATCCTGCCTGCGATATGGTTAAATCCATTCCGGCCGTTTGGGACGAGACGATCGTGCTTCCGGGCAGCGAGATCGGGCAAATGGCTTTGTTTGCACGCCGGAAAGGCGATGTCTGGTTCGTTGCCGGGATCTGCAATTCGGCGGCAGGGGCACAGGCTGCGGTCGATTTGACATTCCTGGGCGATGGTGGGTATCGCTGCGATATGCTCAGTGACGATCCTGCTTCGCAGCAGGCATTGAAACAACATACTTCGGAGACGACGCGGGCAGGAGGACTTTCTGTCGGTTTGAATGTGGGCGGAGGATTTGTCGCCCGGCTGACTCCGGTGAAATAG
- a CDS encoding response regulator transcription factor, producing the protein MAETVRHRILLIEPSAIVARGIREILSRYPEFEVIDTLPDLGHCTERLTLLSPDAVLVDPCLFDYQKRTSVRGVIPCLHEAVLVAVLTGLIDDEALRQYDGSVHLYDEPAQIVRKLRKAIESRDEHAGIPENYELSDRENEILVAVARGMTNKEIADRYNISIHTVISHRKNIARKTGIKSVSGLTVYALLNNMIDQGDVE; encoded by the coding sequence ATGGCTGAGACCGTCCGACACCGTATTCTGTTGATTGAGCCTTCGGCCATCGTGGCGCGCGGAATCCGGGAGATTTTGTCGCGGTATCCGGAGTTCGAGGTGATCGACACACTGCCTGACCTGGGACATTGTACCGAGCGGCTGACGTTGCTTTCACCCGATGCAGTGCTAGTCGATCCCTGCCTGTTCGATTACCAGAAACGGACATCCGTGCGCGGGGTAATTCCCTGCCTGCACGAAGCTGTGCTCGTGGCTGTGCTGACCGGACTGATCGACGATGAAGCACTTCGGCAGTACGACGGTTCGGTTCATCTTTACGATGAACCCGCGCAAATCGTCCGCAAACTGCGCAAGGCGATCGAAAGCCGCGATGAACATGCCGGCATTCCTGAAAACTACGAACTTTCCGACCGGGAGAACGAAATTCTGGTTGCCGTGGCACGCGGCATGACCAATAAGGAGATTGCCGATCGTTATAACATCTCGATCCATACGGTCATATCCCACCGTAAAAATATCGCCCGTAAAACCGGCATCAAGTCCGTTTCGGGTCTGACCGTTTACGCGCTTCTGAACAATATGATCGATCAGGGGGATGTGGAATAA
- a CDS encoding hemerythrin domain-containing protein, with the protein MKQLLFSGGMKMSDLIQANYRLLRVLPRFGIHLGFGDKSVAEVCRAQGVSMELFLLVCNISTFDDFLPDTAMFKGIDVEDIVLFLQNSHKYYLEQRIPEIRENLSSLEEVPVTSSARILDRFFNDYRNEVEAHFEYEEQTVFPYIRGLVHGVHTEGYSIEQFEENHSNIEDKLEDLKNILIKYLPGEVPAEELNRTLFNVFLLEDDLGRHALIEDKVLVPYVMQLEENHG; encoded by the coding sequence ATGAAACAGCTCCTTTTTTCAGGAGGTATGAAGATGTCCGACCTGATACAGGCCAATTACCGTTTGCTGCGGGTGTTGCCGCGATTCGGAATCCACCTCGGTTTCGGCGATAAAAGCGTCGCCGAGGTGTGCCGTGCGCAGGGCGTCTCGATGGAGTTGTTCCTGCTCGTTTGCAACATCAGTACGTTCGACGATTTTTTGCCCGATACGGCGATGTTTAAAGGGATAGATGTTGAAGATATTGTGCTTTTCTTGCAGAACTCGCACAAATACTATCTCGAGCAACGCATTCCCGAGATCAGGGAGAACCTGTCGTCGCTGGAAGAGGTTCCCGTGACTTCGTCGGCCCGTATTCTCGACCGTTTTTTCAACGATTACCGCAATGAGGTGGAGGCCCATTTCGAATATGAGGAGCAGACGGTATTTCCCTATATCCGCGGATTGGTACACGGAGTCCATACCGAAGGTTACAGCATCGAGCAGTTCGAAGAGAACCACAGCAATATCGAAGATAAGCTCGAAGACCTGAAAAATATCCTGATCAAGTACCTGCCGGGCGAAGTTCCCGCCGAAGAGCTCAACCGCACGCTGTTTAACGTTTTCCTGCTTGAGGACGATCTGGGACGCCATGCGCTCATCGAAGATAAAGTGCTCGTACCTTACGTGATGCAACTGGAGGAAAACCATGGCTGA
- a CDS encoding PepSY-associated TM helix domain-containing protein — MRSGKFGSFFRRWSRTVHRELSFFFGGVVLIYAISGFLLNHKRDFNAEYDITRKEFRVESMPQSRTGWNKAYVLSLLGPLNETDNYTKHYFPSASQVKVFLKGGSSLVIDTGSGEALYESVRKRPLWSGLNRLHYNPGRWWTTFSDIFAFSLILITLTGLVMLKGPKGFWGRGGIEFLAGILIPIAFLVFM, encoded by the coding sequence ATGCGATCCGGAAAATTCGGTTCCTTTTTTCGCAGGTGGAGCCGTACCGTCCACCGCGAGTTATCTTTCTTCTTCGGCGGAGTGGTGCTGATTTACGCGATATCGGGCTTCCTGCTCAACCACAAGCGCGACTTCAACGCCGAATACGACATCACCCGCAAAGAGTTCCGCGTCGAGAGTATGCCGCAATCCCGCACGGGATGGAACAAAGCTTATGTACTCTCGCTGCTCGGACCGCTGAACGAGACGGATAACTATACAAAACACTACTTCCCGTCGGCTTCGCAGGTAAAAGTTTTCCTCAAAGGCGGATCGTCGTTGGTAATCGATACCGGAAGCGGAGAAGCACTGTACGAATCGGTACGCAAACGTCCGTTGTGGAGCGGGCTCAACCGCCTGCATTACAATCCCGGACGTTGGTGGACCACCTTTTCCGACATCTTCGCCTTCTCGCTGATCCTCATTACGCTCACCGGGCTGGTGATGCTCAAGGGGCCTAAAGGTTTTTGGGGCCGCGGCGGTATCGAATTTCTGGCGGGTATACTGATCCCCATCGCATTCCTGGTTTTCATGTAA
- a CDS encoding DUF4857 domain-containing protein yields MIRLSKIILFFTAVVLLAWLLPWTYRFLTVGPDRTPFTLYSCVTESFASIDFNDGEIVRHDASGKTYTDREFDSILPLFYYRQLLSDGRQPDTLRGVALTPQTVSMQSFYFRNSPSDINKVKPELYPLLEAMSGRVELQMPPDVFRIHDRIEFIDMATNRVNDRKSDLFTRALQAKGFEFPAACVSGNPTTRKEYDEGYMLLDGKGGLYHFKQLRGRPYVRRVDLPDSVRIADIFITEFSNRRSYAFLSDEAHNFYVLTNPGYELKQLPVGHFDPRSENIMIVADLFNWTVSISGEEGTRYYAVDADDYSLCDTLTYPAAEGVRQRVAEWLFPFDLSFTSYDDQYVYPRLGRFSACALLLNVLLAVVYLIVRRRHLRRAWLPAAGIVLLGLFLFVPLMVIRR; encoded by the coding sequence ATGATACGTTTAAGCAAGATAATCCTCTTCTTTACCGCTGTGGTACTGTTGGCGTGGCTGTTGCCGTGGACCTACCGGTTCCTGACCGTCGGTCCGGACAGGACGCCTTTTACCCTATACAGTTGCGTGACGGAGAGTTTCGCGTCGATTGATTTCAACGATGGCGAGATCGTGCGGCACGATGCGTCCGGCAAGACCTATACGGACCGGGAATTCGACAGCATCCTGCCGTTGTTTTACTACCGGCAGTTGCTCTCCGACGGCCGTCAGCCCGATACGTTGCGCGGCGTGGCGCTTACTCCGCAAACGGTTTCGATGCAGAGTTTTTATTTCCGCAACTCTCCGTCGGATATCAACAAAGTGAAGCCGGAGCTCTATCCGCTGCTCGAAGCCATGTCGGGCCGCGTCGAATTGCAGATGCCTCCCGATGTGTTCCGCATCCATGACCGCATTGAGTTTATCGATATGGCGACCAATCGGGTCAATGACCGGAAAAGCGACCTTTTCACCCGTGCGCTCCAGGCCAAAGGATTCGAATTTCCGGCCGCCTGCGTGTCGGGTAACCCGACCACGCGTAAAGAGTATGACGAGGGGTATATGTTGCTGGACGGGAAAGGCGGCCTGTATCACTTCAAGCAATTGCGGGGACGTCCGTATGTGCGCCGGGTCGATTTGCCGGACAGCGTCCGGATCGCCGATATTTTCATTACCGAGTTTTCGAACCGCCGGAGCTATGCTTTTCTTTCGGACGAGGCGCATAACTTTTATGTGCTGACCAATCCGGGCTATGAACTGAAACAGTTGCCGGTCGGACATTTCGATCCGCGCAGTGAAAACATCATGATCGTTGCCGACCTGTTCAACTGGACGGTGAGTATCTCCGGTGAGGAAGGAACCCGGTATTATGCCGTCGACGCCGATGATTACTCGCTTTGCGATACGTTGACCTATCCCGCTGCGGAAGGAGTGAGGCAGCGCGTTGCCGAATGGCTGTTCCCGTTCGATCTGAGCTTTACGTCCTATGACGATCAGTACGTTTATCCGCGCCTGGGTAGATTCTCTGCCTGCGCGCTATTGCTGAATGTGCTGTTGGCGGTTGTCTACCTGATTGTGCGGCGACGTCACTTGCGTCGCGCATGGCTGCCTGCCGCCGGGATAGTCCTGCTGGGACTCTTCCTGTTCGTCCCGTTGATGGTGATCCGCCGGTGA
- a CDS encoding ABC transporter ATP-binding protein: MEENIIECRNLTHYYGSRMIYENLSFSVPRGRILGLLGKNGTGKTTTINILSGYLQPRSGECLIFGEDIQRMDPLTRRRIALLIEGHVQYAFMTVEEIERYYSAFYPAWNREAYYELIRKLKIAPKQRIARMSCGQRSQVALGLILAQNAELLVLDDFSMGLDPGYRRLFIEYLREYAKAEAKTIFLTSHIIQDMERLIDDCIIMDYGSILIQKPVPQLLDTFRRYTFRLEAGAPETLPVDGKLYHSAVIRGSGETYSFADEAYVGGWLTRSGIAYSDLKSEKMNLEDAFIGLTGKY; the protein is encoded by the coding sequence ATGGAAGAAAATATCATTGAGTGCCGCAACCTGACGCACTATTACGGTAGCCGGATGATCTACGAGAACCTGAGTTTCAGCGTTCCGCGGGGCCGGATCCTGGGGCTGCTGGGTAAAAACGGTACAGGCAAGACCACGACGATCAACATCCTGAGCGGTTATTTGCAGCCGCGTTCGGGCGAGTGCCTGATCTTCGGCGAGGATATACAGCGTATGGACCCGCTGACGCGGCGGCGTATCGCTTTGCTGATCGAAGGACACGTGCAGTATGCATTCATGACCGTCGAGGAGATCGAACGTTACTATTCGGCTTTCTATCCGGCTTGGAACCGGGAAGCTTATTACGAACTGATCCGCAAGTTGAAGATCGCTCCAAAACAGCGTATTGCCCGGATGTCGTGCGGCCAGCGTTCGCAGGTAGCCCTCGGACTGATCCTGGCACAGAACGCCGAATTGTTAGTGTTGGACGACTTCTCGATGGGACTTGATCCCGGTTACCGCCGGCTCTTTATCGAATACCTGAGGGAGTACGCCAAAGCCGAAGCCAAAACCATTTTCCTCACTTCGCACATCATCCAGGATATGGAACGGCTGATCGACGACTGCATCATCATGGATTACGGGAGTATCCTGATCCAGAAACCGGTGCCGCAGCTGCTCGATACGTTCCGCCGTTATACGTTCCGGCTCGAAGCCGGTGCGCCCGAAACGCTTCCCGTGGACGGGAAACTGTATCACAGCGCGGTTATCCGCGGCAGCGGCGAGACTTATTCGTTCGCAGACGAAGCTTATGTGGGCGGATGGCTGACCCGGAGCGGTATCGCTTACAGCGATCTGAAGTCCGAAAAAATGAACCTGGAGGATGCCTTTATCGGGCTGACCGGCAAATACTGA